The Streptomyces sp. NBC_00569 genomic sequence CCGACCGGCGGCCTCGCGGCCACCGACCCGGTCCGGGGCCAGATCGACCTCGTGCGCGAAACCACCGAGCCCATCCGCCCGGACCTGCTCGCCCTCTTCGAGAAGGAAGAGCTGGTCAAGTACCTCGCCGAAGAGGAGCTGTACGAGTGAGTTCGTACGATGCGCGATTCAGGGTCTGGCGCGGGGACGCCGAGGGCGGCGACCTGACGGACTTCTCCGTGGAGGTGAACGACGGCGAGGTCGTCCTCGACATCATCCACAGGATCCAGGCGACCCAGGCGTCCGACCTCGCGGTCCGCTGGAACTGCAAGGCGGGCAAGTGCGGTTCGTGCTCGGCGGAGATCAACGGCCGGCCCCGTCTGATGTGCATGACCCGCATGTCGGTCTTCGACCGCGAGGACGTCATCACGGTGACGCCGCTGCGCGCCTTCCCCGTGGTCCGCGACCTGGTCACGGACGTCGGCTTCAACTACGCGAAGGCCCGCGAGATCCCCGCGTTCGTCCCGCCCGCCGGGGTCGGCCCGGGCGAGTACCGCATGCAGCAGGAGGACGTGGACCGCTCGCAGGAGTTCCGTAAGTGCATCGAGTGCTTCCTGTGCCAGGACACCTGTCATGCGGTGCGCGACCACGAGGAGAACAAGGCGGCGTTCGCGGGCCCGCGCTTCCTGATGCGGGTCGCCGAGCTGGACATGCACCCGCTCGACGCGGCGTCGGACTCCGGCCTCGACCGCAAGCGCACGGCCCAGGAGGACCACGGCCTCGGCTACTGCAACATCACGAAGTGCTGCACGGAGGTCTGCCCGGAGGGCATCCACATCACGGACAACGCCCTGATCCCCTTGAAGGAACGAGCGGTCGACCGCAAGTACGACCCGGTGGTGTGGCTGGGGAACAAGATCCGGCGGAGGTCGTCCTCGTAAGGCCGCGCGGCGCTACGGAGTGCTCACCCGGCGCATCAGCGCGCCTATGTCGCCCGCCACGAGCGGCCGCAGCCGCTCCGGGGTGACGCGCCCGCCGGCCGGTGCGGTGCTGACGCTCAGGGTGAACTCCGCGTCGCCGTCCAGGACGTGGACCGTGGCCGTGCGGCCATGGACGACCGTGTACGCCCGGTCGCCCAGGCCCTTCGCCGTCCGCACCTCGGTCCGGCCCGGGATCCGCTCGGCGGCCGTCGTGCGCGCCGCGTCGAACTCCGCGCCGGGGTCCGTCCGCTTGTGCAGGACCATGGACGCCGTGACGGTGGCGGCCCGCCCCGTGCCCTCCTTGCGTTCCAGCTCCCCCGAGCAGTCCGCCGTGTCCACCGCCCCGCTGCTGCTCCGCGTGGACTCCCAGCGCGATCCGCGGTCGAAGGCCGTGGCGAGATGAGGCATCGCGAGGAGGGAGCAGAGGCGGTCACTGACCCGGTAGCCCCTCAGGTCGGGGCCCTGCGCGCCGAACGCGTACAGGCCGGCGCCCCAGACGGCGGACGCGGCGAGCGCGCCGACGAGCAGCGCGCCGAGGGGGCGCCGCCGCCGTGAGGCAGTCAGGAGCTCGGGGCGGCTCGCGAGGGCCGGCGGTCCGGACACGACAAGCTCCGGTTCGCTGATCGCGCCGCCCGCGGCCCAGGGTCCGTTCTCCATGCCGGAAACCTATGTTGAGCAGCGGTTTTACCGGAAGGTCCGGCGATAACAATGCAGATTCGGCACAACCGGATCGTGCCGATCCCGGTCGCGGTACCCCAGATCCGGTCATACGCTCCCAACTGTGACGCCGCCTCCGAGTCGCCCCCGTCCGGTACGGATAGCCGCGCGGTCGGCCGTGGCCGCCGTGCTCGCGCTCTGCTGGGCGCTCCTGCCCGCCACGACCGCCCGCGCCGACGACCCCGTCACCCTGTCGAGAACCGGCCAGATCACCGACAAGGTGGACGCCCTCCGCGACCGTGAGTCCGGCGTCGCCTCGGCCCTCGACTCGCTCGACCGCGAGCACAGCACCCAGCTCTTCGTCGTCTACGTACGCGACTTCTCCGGCCGCTCCGCCCAGGACTGGGCCGACGCCACGGCCGCCAAGAACGGCCTCGGCCTCGACGACGTGCTCCTCACCGTCGCCACGCACGACCGGCAGTATGCCTACTCCGTCGACCCGGACTCCCGGCTCACCGACGCGCAGCTCAAGGATGTCGCCCGCACCGCGATCGAACCGGCGCTGCGCAGGAACGACTGGGCGGGCGCCGCGATCGGCGCGGCCCACGGCATCTCCGCCACCCTCGCGGGCCGCCCCGTCCCCGTCCCCACGATCACCCCGGGTCCGGCCGACCCCGCCGGCTCGGACACCGAACCCAGCGCGGCCGACCTCGCCCTGCCCCTCATCGCGGTCGGCGGCGCGGGCGCCCTCGCGGCGTTCACGTACACCCGCCGCAAGAGGCGTACGCGTACCCGCACCACGCCCGGCGGCGGCCGGGGCGGGGGCACGGGACCCAAGGTCACGCCGCTGCCCGAGCTGGACAAGCAGGCCCGGCAGATGCTGGTGGAGAGCGACGACTCGATCCGCACGAGCACGGAGGAACTCGGCTTCGCCACCGCGCAGTTCGGCGACGAGGCCGTCAAGCCGTTCACCGAGGCGGTGGCGTATGCCCAGTCGGAGGTGACGGCGGCCTTCCGGCTGCGCCAGCAGCTCGACGACGCGCACCCCGAGGACGACGCGACGAAGCGGCAGATGCTGGACGAGATCATCAGCCGCTGCACCGAGGCGGGGCGCAGGCTCGACGCCGAGGCCGCGGACTTCGACCGGCTGCGGGCCCTGGAGCGCACCGCGCCCGAGGCCCTCGCGCACGCGGAGCTCACCTCCCGCGACCTCGCCGCCCGCACGGCGACCACCGAGGAGACGCTGGCGGCGCTCGGCTCCCGCTACGCGCCGTCCGCACTGATTTCCGTGGCGGGCCACATCGAGCAGGCCAAGGACCGGCTGGTGTTCGCCACGACGAACCTCGGACAGGCACGGAGCTGCGTCGACGCGGGCCACAACGGCAGGGCCGCGGTGTTCCTGCGGGCCGCCGAGTCGGCCGTCGACCAGGCAGGCACCTTCGTGGACGCCGTCGACCGGCTGGGCCGGGAACTGGCCGAGGCCGCCGGGAAGCTGCCGGCCGCGCTCACCGAGTCCGACACCGACCTCGCCGACGCGCACGGAATCCTGGAAGGCATGACCGAGGGCGCCTCCACGGCCGATCTGCGCGGGCGCGTCGCGCGCGTGAAGACCGTCGCCGCGCGCGTGCGCAAGGAGATGGCCGCCGGCCCCTACGACCCGATCGACGCGCTGCGCCGCGTGGAGGAGGCCGACTCTGCGCTCGACGCGTCCCTGGACGAGGCCCGCGCACGCGAGTCCGGCACCGCCCGCGCGCGCTCCCTGCTCGACCAGGCGGAACTCACGGCCCGCAGCAGCGTCGGCGCCGCGTCGGACTTCATCACCACGCACCGCGGTGCGGTGGGCAGCGAGGCCCGTACGCGACTGGCCGAGGCGCAGCGGCACCTGGAGTACGTACGGACGGCGGCGCAGGCGGATCCCGCCGCCGCCCTGGCCGGCGCCCAGCGGGCCGACGCGCTGGCCCGGCAGGCACAGCAGCTCGCCGAGCAGGACGTGCGGTCCTTCGGGAATCCGTACGGCGGTGGGGGCGGGCGCGGCGGAGGGGGCATGGGCGGCGCGGTGCTCGGCGGGATCATCCTCGGCGAACTCCTGGGCGGCGGGCGGTCCGGCGGAGGGTTCGGCGGGCGGTCCGGCACGGGCGGCGGCTTCGGGGGCGGGTTCGGCGGCGGCGGTCCGGGGAGTTTCGGCGGGGGCGGGACCCGTGGCCGCAGGGGCGGCGGCGGACGGTTCTGACCCGGCGGCATTCACCCAGTTCCCCACGTATCTCCCTCGTACAAGGAGCACCCTCATGACCAAGCAGACCGTTCTCGGCCGCGTCACCCAGCTGGCGAAGGCGAACATCAACGCCCTTCTGGACGGCGCCGAGGACCCGCAGAAGATGCTCGACCAGCTGATCCGCGACTACTCGGACAACATCACCGAGGCCGAGCAGGCCGTCGCGGCGACCATCGGCAATCTGCGGATGATGGAGCAGGACCACAAGGAGGACGTCGAGGCGGCCGCCGAGTGGGGCGGCAAGGCGCTCGCCGCGAGCAGGAAGGCCGACGAACTGCGGGCGGCGGGCAGTGCCGCGGAGGCCGACAAGTTCGACAACCTCGCCAAGGTGGCGCTCGGGCGGCAGCTGAGCTCGGAGAAGGGGGCGAAGGACGCCGAACCGACGATCGCCGCGCAGAGCGAGGTCGTCGGAAAGCTGAAGTCCGGCCTCGACCAGATGAAGACGAAGCTGGTCGAACTCCGGTCGAAGCGGGACCAGTTGGTGGCGCGCGCGAAGACGGCGCAGGCCCAGAACCAGATGATGGACGCCGCCGGGAACATCAACGTCCTCGACCCGACGAGCGAGCTGAGCCGGTTCGAGGAGAAGGTGCGCCGTGAGGAGGCCAGGGCGCTGGGAAAGCAGGAGCTCGCCGACTCGTCGCTCGACGCGCAGTTCGAGCAGCTGGAGGGCCTCGGCGACGC encodes the following:
- a CDS encoding PspA/IM30 family protein; translation: MTKQTVLGRVTQLAKANINALLDGAEDPQKMLDQLIRDYSDNITEAEQAVAATIGNLRMMEQDHKEDVEAAAEWGGKALAASRKADELRAAGSAAEADKFDNLAKVALGRQLSSEKGAKDAEPTIAAQSEVVGKLKSGLDQMKTKLVELRSKRDQLVARAKTAQAQNQMMDAAGNINVLDPTSELSRFEEKVRREEARALGKQELADSSLDAQFEQLEGLGDAAEIEARLAALKTSA
- a CDS encoding TPM domain-containing protein, translated to MTPPPSRPRPVRIAARSAVAAVLALCWALLPATTARADDPVTLSRTGQITDKVDALRDRESGVASALDSLDREHSTQLFVVYVRDFSGRSAQDWADATAAKNGLGLDDVLLTVATHDRQYAYSVDPDSRLTDAQLKDVARTAIEPALRRNDWAGAAIGAAHGISATLAGRPVPVPTITPGPADPAGSDTEPSAADLALPLIAVGGAGALAAFTYTRRKRRTRTRTTPGGGRGGGTGPKVTPLPELDKQARQMLVESDDSIRTSTEELGFATAQFGDEAVKPFTEAVAYAQSEVTAAFRLRQQLDDAHPEDDATKRQMLDEIISRCTEAGRRLDAEAADFDRLRALERTAPEALAHAELTSRDLAARTATTEETLAALGSRYAPSALISVAGHIEQAKDRLVFATTNLGQARSCVDAGHNGRAAVFLRAAESAVDQAGTFVDAVDRLGRELAEAAGKLPAALTESDTDLADAHGILEGMTEGASTADLRGRVARVKTVAARVRKEMAAGPYDPIDALRRVEEADSALDASLDEARARESGTARARSLLDQAELTARSSVGAASDFITTHRGAVGSEARTRLAEAQRHLEYVRTAAQADPAAALAGAQRADALARQAQQLAEQDVRSFGNPYGGGGGRGGGGMGGAVLGGIILGELLGGGRSGGGFGGRSGTGGGFGGGFGGGGPGSFGGGGTRGRRGGGGRF
- a CDS encoding succinate dehydrogenase/fumarate reductase iron-sulfur subunit; translation: MSSYDARFRVWRGDAEGGDLTDFSVEVNDGEVVLDIIHRIQATQASDLAVRWNCKAGKCGSCSAEINGRPRLMCMTRMSVFDREDVITVTPLRAFPVVRDLVTDVGFNYAKAREIPAFVPPAGVGPGEYRMQQEDVDRSQEFRKCIECFLCQDTCHAVRDHEENKAAFAGPRFLMRVAELDMHPLDAASDSGLDRKRTAQEDHGLGYCNITKCCTEVCPEGIHITDNALIPLKERAVDRKYDPVVWLGNKIRRRSSS